The proteins below are encoded in one region of Amycolatopsis magusensis:
- a CDS encoding branched-chain amino acid ABC transporter substrate-binding protein: MLAATASLALGACSARTDSGSNGGTPTAPQASAPAQAADAADPKGDGKATCAAGTAIAYAGTINGENAALGQNILNGVKVAVNRHNEANPGCKVELKEFETEGTPDKAPGIVTQMVNTPQILGVIGLPFSGESKAAGNIFNDAGLVSITPSATGPGLSQNGWKTFFRGLGNDNTQGPAAATFITNDLKAEKVCVVEDDSEYGIGLANAIKGALGSKVTCNEKVKSKQIDFAATVNAVKGADPQAVFYAGYYREAAPFAQQLADAGVTAKFVAPDGVKDDEFVKGAGDAAASAYFTCPCVPADQFVEFTNAYKALSGKDPGTYSPEGYDLATIMLKGIDSGKADRAGLLDYVKNYDGQGLTKKFKWDATGELAATTVWTYKVENGKIVRNTEIK; the protein is encoded by the coding sequence GTGCTGGCAGCGACCGCATCGCTGGCCCTGGGCGCGTGTTCGGCGCGTACCGACAGCGGGTCCAACGGGGGAACCCCCACCGCCCCGCAGGCCAGCGCTCCCGCCCAGGCCGCCGACGCGGCCGACCCCAAGGGCGACGGCAAGGCCACCTGCGCCGCCGGCACCGCCATCGCGTACGCCGGGACCATCAACGGCGAGAACGCCGCGCTGGGCCAGAACATCCTCAACGGTGTCAAGGTCGCGGTGAACCGCCACAACGAGGCCAACCCGGGCTGCAAGGTCGAGCTCAAGGAGTTCGAGACCGAAGGCACCCCCGACAAGGCCCCCGGCATCGTCACCCAGATGGTGAACACGCCGCAGATCCTCGGCGTGATCGGCCTGCCGTTCTCCGGTGAGTCGAAGGCCGCGGGCAACATCTTCAACGACGCGGGCCTGGTCTCGATCACCCCGTCGGCCACCGGCCCCGGCCTGTCGCAGAACGGCTGGAAGACCTTCTTCCGCGGGCTCGGCAACGACAACACCCAGGGTCCGGCCGCCGCCACCTTCATCACCAACGACCTCAAGGCCGAGAAGGTCTGCGTCGTCGAGGACGACTCGGAGTACGGCATCGGCCTGGCCAACGCCATCAAGGGCGCGCTGGGCAGCAAGGTCACCTGCAACGAGAAGGTCAAGTCGAAGCAGATCGACTTCGCCGCCACGGTGAACGCGGTCAAGGGCGCCGACCCGCAGGCCGTCTTCTACGCCGGCTACTACCGCGAGGCCGCGCCGTTCGCGCAGCAGCTCGCCGACGCCGGTGTGACCGCCAAGTTCGTCGCGCCGGACGGCGTGAAGGACGACGAGTTCGTCAAGGGTGCCGGCGACGCCGCCGCCTCGGCCTACTTCACCTGCCCGTGCGTGCCCGCCGACCAGTTCGTCGAGTTCACCAACGCGTACAAGGCGCTCTCCGGCAAGGACCCGGGCACCTACTCGCCCGAGGGCTACGACCTCGCCACGATCATGCTCAAGGGCATCGACTCCGGCAAGGCCGACCGCGCCGGGCTGCTCGACTACGTCAAGAACTACGACGGCCAGGGCCTGACCAAGAAGTTCAAGTGGGACGCGACCGGTGAGCTGGCCGCCACCACCGTGTGGACCTACAAGGTCGAGAACGGAAAGATCGTCCGGAACACCGAGATCAAGTAG
- a CDS encoding helix-turn-helix domain-containing protein yields MSEDWAAVAKAINERVNELGWRQRELAERSQVSQAIVREIQRNTVERKRSERTLEALSVALGWHPQHLTAVLHGRIPPAVGEPREDMDDAVSARLAVIERRLTDLTEQLAELRADVAVLIRRGGGPAA; encoded by the coding sequence GTGTCGGAAGACTGGGCGGCGGTCGCGAAGGCCATCAACGAGCGCGTGAACGAGCTCGGATGGCGCCAGCGCGAGTTGGCCGAACGGTCGCAGGTCTCGCAGGCCATCGTCCGCGAAATCCAGCGGAACACGGTGGAGCGCAAGCGAAGTGAGCGCACGCTTGAAGCGCTGTCCGTCGCGCTCGGCTGGCACCCGCAGCACCTGACTGCCGTGCTGCACGGCCGGATTCCGCCGGCTGTCGGGGAACCGCGGGAGGACATGGACGACGCGGTGTCCGCGCGCCTGGCCGTGATCGAACGGCGCCTCACCGATCTCACGGAGCAACTCGCCGAACTGCGCGCCGACGTCGCGGTTCTGATCCGGCGCGGTGGTGGCCCTGCCGCGTAG
- a CDS encoding site-specific integrase, translating to MSRAAEGRSRGRIEERGSSLRVVVYAGTDPVTGKRSYLREKVDGTNKAAQKRAEKVLNRLLTQADEQRAPSSSVTLSYALDEWMRLTEMEDSTRKTYEGYIARTIKPALGEQPAKKLDARTLESFYNELRRCRARCDGKPFIEKHKSDEPDHDCQAAECRAHKCRPMAASTVRQIHAILSGTFGAAKRWGWLNENPALIARRPKQKAPEPDPPTAAEAARLVEAAFKMDADWGTLVWLAMTTGVRRGELVGLRFSRVDLDAEVIDLRYNWVGGKEKDTKTHQNRRIALDSETVTLLREHRKRVEQRLKKLGAKFHEDLFVFSGSKTPDHSEPYSPNAVTQRYKDMATRLGIKTHLHALRHFSATELLSAGIDLRTVAGRLGHGGGGATTLRVYAAWVAASDRKAAEILGSRMPKRNT from the coding sequence ATGAGTCGTGCTGCGGAGGGCCGCTCACGGGGGCGGATCGAGGAACGCGGGAGCAGCCTGCGCGTAGTCGTCTACGCGGGCACCGACCCGGTCACCGGCAAGCGCTCCTACCTGCGTGAGAAGGTCGACGGCACGAATAAAGCGGCCCAGAAGCGCGCCGAGAAGGTCCTGAACCGCCTACTCACCCAGGCCGACGAGCAGCGGGCGCCCAGTTCGTCAGTGACTCTGTCCTATGCCCTGGACGAGTGGATGCGCCTGACGGAGATGGAAGACAGCACCCGCAAGACCTACGAGGGCTACATAGCGCGGACCATCAAACCAGCGCTCGGTGAGCAACCCGCCAAGAAGCTCGACGCTCGCACCCTGGAAAGCTTCTACAACGAGCTACGCCGCTGCCGCGCGCGGTGTGATGGCAAGCCGTTCATCGAGAAGCACAAGTCTGATGAGCCGGACCATGATTGCCAGGCCGCGGAATGCCGGGCGCACAAGTGCCGCCCCATGGCCGCGTCCACGGTGCGCCAGATCCACGCCATCCTGAGCGGCACATTCGGTGCCGCGAAGCGCTGGGGCTGGCTGAACGAGAACCCGGCCCTCATCGCCCGACGCCCCAAGCAGAAGGCTCCGGAGCCGGACCCACCCACCGCCGCCGAGGCAGCACGCCTGGTCGAAGCCGCCTTCAAGATGGACGCCGACTGGGGCACCCTCGTCTGGCTGGCCATGACGACAGGCGTCCGGCGCGGCGAACTAGTCGGCCTGCGCTTCTCCCGCGTCGACCTGGACGCCGAGGTCATCGACCTGCGCTACAACTGGGTCGGCGGCAAGGAGAAGGACACCAAGACCCACCAAAACCGCCGCATCGCCCTCGACTCCGAGACCGTAACCCTGCTCCGGGAGCACCGGAAGCGCGTCGAACAGCGCCTCAAGAAGCTGGGCGCCAAGTTCCACGAAGACCTCTTCGTCTTCTCGGGCAGCAAGACGCCGGACCACTCCGAGCCCTACTCCCCCAACGCCGTGACGCAGCGATACAAGGACATGGCCACCCGCCTCGGCATCAAGACCCACCTACACGCGTTACGCCACTTCAGCGCGACGGAGCTACTGTCCGCCGGAATCGACCTGCGAACCGTCGCCGGGCGCCTCGGCCATGGCGGAGGCGGTGCTACGACGCTGCGCGTCTACGCCGCATGGGTCGCCGCCTCCGACCGCAAAGCCGCCGAGATTCTCGGCTCGCGTATGCCGAAGCGTAATACATAA
- a CDS encoding WhiB family transcriptional regulator encodes MVNRDDCEAIVDRLDRYAAVPDDVLAEYVTREGLCFWAFNRKEMPELTGENTPDRELAARMCAGCPVTDECLELELRTSGPFTVGVWGALSDTDRRVIYRTWTVRRGGEQR; translated from the coding sequence GTGGTGAACCGGGACGACTGCGAAGCCATCGTTGACCGCCTCGACCGCTACGCCGCCGTTCCGGATGACGTGCTCGCCGAGTACGTGACCCGCGAGGGGCTCTGCTTCTGGGCCTTCAATCGCAAGGAGATGCCGGAGCTGACCGGCGAAAACACGCCGGACCGCGAGTTGGCCGCGCGGATGTGCGCCGGATGCCCGGTCACCGATGAGTGCCTGGAACTGGAACTCCGCACGTCCGGCCCGTTCACGGTCGGGGTGTGGGGCGCGCTGTCCGACACCGACCGCCGCGTGATCTACCGGACCTGGACCGTCCGCCGAGGCGGTGAGCAGCGATGA
- a CDS encoding helix-turn-helix domain-containing protein: MPNAGRPVFYTVREAARLLRVDASTLYRAIREDSFPAVKVRTRYVVPAVALDRLIADAAESGGRVDPAQMAAERRTAREVARVTGGAPW, encoded by the coding sequence ATGCCGAACGCCGGTCGCCCGGTGTTCTACACAGTTCGAGAAGCCGCCCGGCTTCTCCGCGTCGACGCCTCCACCCTCTACCGAGCGATCAGGGAAGACTCGTTCCCCGCGGTGAAGGTGCGGACCCGGTACGTCGTGCCCGCCGTCGCGCTGGACCGGCTCATCGCCGATGCCGCCGAGTCCGGCGGCCGAGTCGACCCGGCCCAGATGGCCGCCGAGCGGCGAACCGCCCGTGAGGTGGCCCGGGTGACCGGGGGTGCGCCGTGGTGA
- a CDS encoding branched-chain amino acid ABC transporter permease has product MTTPNTASRRSLGEWWSNLSRPQQWLVLIPVVALVYLLPVLNPPIISTEPGFDFQIAMFEVARYALVAIGLNVVVGQAGLLDLGYIGFFAIGAYVAALFTSPDSPLQKLPFLAVIPLAMAITMVFGIILGTPTLRLRGDYLAIVTLGFGEIVRLVADNVDPLRGQSGFQGVGHPPGTNDEGGALFNNTDGTPWYWLTVTVIIAVLFLVGNLERSRVGRAWIAIRDDEDAASIMGVNTFKFKIWAFVIGAAIGGLSGALYAGQIGFVNNQKFDVVTSMLFLAAVILGGSGNKVGVILGAVVVAYVPLRFLVIAEYKFLIFGVALIVLMIFRPQGLLGARQRLLTYGRLAYQRLLGKGEQVSSDTALVTEKNGGAR; this is encoded by the coding sequence ATGACAACGCCAAACACCGCAAGCCGCCGCTCGTTGGGCGAGTGGTGGAGCAACCTTTCCCGGCCGCAGCAGTGGCTCGTGCTCATCCCGGTGGTGGCGCTGGTCTACCTGCTGCCGGTGCTGAACCCGCCGATCATCTCCACCGAACCCGGGTTCGACTTCCAGATCGCGATGTTCGAGGTCGCCCGCTACGCGCTGGTGGCCATCGGCCTGAACGTGGTGGTCGGCCAGGCCGGCCTGCTGGACCTGGGCTACATCGGCTTCTTCGCCATCGGCGCCTACGTGGCCGCGCTGTTCACCAGCCCGGACTCGCCGCTGCAGAAGCTGCCGTTCCTGGCGGTGATCCCACTGGCCATGGCGATCACCATGGTCTTCGGCATCATCCTGGGCACCCCGACACTGCGACTACGCGGTGACTACCTGGCGATCGTGACGCTGGGCTTCGGCGAGATCGTCCGCCTGGTGGCGGACAACGTCGACCCGCTGCGCGGCCAGTCCGGGTTCCAGGGCGTCGGGCACCCGCCGGGCACCAACGACGAGGGCGGCGCGCTGTTCAACAACACCGACGGCACGCCGTGGTACTGGCTGACCGTCACGGTGATCATCGCGGTGCTGTTCCTGGTCGGGAACCTGGAGCGCAGCCGCGTCGGCCGCGCCTGGATCGCCATCCGCGACGACGAGGACGCGGCGTCGATCATGGGCGTGAACACGTTCAAGTTCAAGATCTGGGCGTTCGTCATCGGCGCGGCGATCGGCGGGCTCTCGGGCGCGCTCTACGCCGGGCAGATCGGCTTCGTGAACAACCAGAAGTTCGACGTGGTGACCTCGATGCTCTTCCTCGCCGCGGTGATCCTGGGCGGGTCGGGCAACAAGGTCGGCGTCATCCTCGGCGCGGTGGTGGTCGCCTACGTGCCGCTGCGCTTCCTGGTGATCGCCGAGTACAAGTTCCTGATCTTCGGCGTGGCGCTGATCGTGCTGATGATCTTCCGCCCGCAGGGCCTGCTCGGCGCGCGCCAGCGACTGCTGACCTACGGCAGATTGGCGTACCAGCGCCTGCTGGGCAAGGGTGAGCAGGTGTCGAGCGACACCGCGCTGGTGACCGAGAAGAACGGAGGGGCGCGCTGA
- a CDS encoding tetratricopeptide repeat protein has product MLPVASRKAEISRWENGHVLPEPAMRRVFREIYGRTDEDLGFPSSVDGRPLGEELVERLVIARRVDPQTVELFRREVDGVRHADRRFGSAERLERLRGQISELDDLIRHTLLQRHRAPLAGVLTEASTLAGWTSLDIGSLKQAWAHYEQAKAAAREAESAALLAHATAEQAFVLIDAGNVEDAVELFAEARDIGKRAPRLLRAWLAAAQGEGHAISGDGDNALRSFDEADELRPSELVYPELPFLFLGGTHLDRWRGNALVHLGAEEAISHLEAVIDGVPSEFVRARASACVDLALAYGAAGDREGAETYARQARQLISQLRSARLRRRLERLVLPQPSRELR; this is encoded by the coding sequence GTGCTTCCCGTCGCCAGCCGGAAGGCCGAGATATCCCGGTGGGAAAACGGCCACGTCCTGCCCGAACCGGCGATGCGGCGGGTGTTCCGGGAGATCTACGGCCGCACCGATGAGGACCTTGGTTTCCCGTCGAGCGTCGACGGACGTCCTCTCGGTGAGGAGCTTGTCGAACGCTTGGTGATCGCTCGTCGTGTCGACCCGCAGACGGTCGAACTGTTCCGGCGGGAAGTCGACGGGGTTCGGCACGCGGACCGCCGGTTCGGCTCCGCCGAGCGGCTGGAGCGACTCCGAGGCCAGATCTCCGAACTCGACGACCTGATCCGGCACACGCTGCTCCAACGCCACCGAGCACCCCTAGCCGGCGTGCTGACCGAGGCATCCACGCTGGCGGGCTGGACCTCGCTCGATATCGGCTCGCTCAAGCAGGCGTGGGCGCACTACGAGCAGGCCAAAGCCGCGGCCCGGGAAGCCGAGTCGGCCGCGCTGCTGGCGCACGCCACGGCTGAACAGGCGTTCGTGCTCATCGACGCGGGCAACGTCGAGGACGCGGTCGAGCTGTTCGCCGAGGCTCGCGACATCGGCAAGCGAGCGCCCCGGCTGCTGCGCGCCTGGCTCGCCGCAGCTCAAGGCGAGGGACACGCCATCTCCGGCGACGGGGACAACGCGCTGCGGTCCTTCGACGAGGCCGACGAGCTACGACCGTCCGAGCTGGTCTACCCCGAGTTGCCGTTCCTCTTCCTCGGCGGCACTCACCTTGACCGCTGGCGCGGGAACGCGCTGGTCCACCTCGGCGCGGAAGAGGCGATCAGCCACCTCGAAGCCGTCATCGACGGCGTGCCCAGCGAGTTCGTCCGCGCCCGCGCGTCTGCCTGCGTCGACCTCGCGCTTGCCTACGGGGCAGCGGGGGACCGGGAGGGCGCCGAGACCTACGCGCGGCAGGCTCGGCAGCTCATCTCCCAGCTTCGCTCCGCGCGACTGCGCCGCAGGCTGGAGCGTCTCGTGCTGCCTCAGCCCTCGCGTGAGTTGAGGTAG
- a CDS encoding branched-chain amino acid ABC transporter permease, giving the protein MFLAQEDSWIKFDLGALGDQFWNSTVEGLSQGSIYALVALGYTLVYGVLKLINFAHSEVFIYGAYATWFVFYGLGFRPGATPDLPVMELIGFVLLALVAAMAVSGGTAVALERVAYRPLRKKGAPRLVFLITAIGASFVLQQLIFIWRGGNAEQAIRLLRPQEVFELFGASVTNITIIIVVASILMMVGIDMFVNRSRLGRGIRAVAQDPDTATLMGVNKERVIVLTFLIGGLLAGAAALLYMMKNPQGASYQGGFLLGIKAFTAAVLGGIGNLRGALLGGLLLGLAENYGQSLFGGEWRDVVAFVLLVLILMFRPTGILGESLGKARV; this is encoded by the coding sequence CTGTTCCTCGCCCAAGAGGACAGCTGGATCAAGTTCGACCTCGGCGCGCTGGGTGACCAGTTCTGGAACAGCACCGTCGAGGGACTTTCGCAGGGCAGCATCTACGCGCTGGTGGCGCTGGGCTACACCCTGGTCTACGGCGTGCTGAAGCTGATCAACTTCGCGCATTCGGAAGTGTTCATCTACGGCGCCTACGCCACCTGGTTCGTCTTCTACGGCCTCGGCTTCCGCCCCGGCGCCACGCCGGACCTGCCGGTGATGGAGCTGATCGGGTTCGTCCTGCTGGCACTGGTCGCCGCGATGGCGGTGTCCGGTGGCACGGCGGTGGCCCTGGAAAGAGTGGCTTACCGGCCACTGCGGAAGAAGGGCGCGCCCCGGCTGGTCTTCCTGATCACCGCGATCGGCGCCTCCTTCGTGCTCCAGCAGCTGATCTTCATCTGGCGCGGCGGCAACGCCGAGCAGGCGATCCGGCTGCTGCGCCCGCAGGAGGTCTTCGAGCTCTTCGGCGCCAGCGTCACCAACATCACGATCATCATCGTGGTCGCCTCGATCCTGATGATGGTCGGCATTGACATGTTCGTGAACCGCAGCCGCCTCGGCCGCGGTATCCGCGCGGTCGCGCAGGACCCGGACACCGCCACGCTGATGGGCGTGAACAAGGAACGGGTCATCGTGCTGACCTTCCTCATCGGCGGCCTGCTCGCCGGTGCCGCGGCGTTGCTGTACATGATGAAGAACCCGCAGGGCGCCTCCTACCAGGGCGGCTTCCTGCTCGGGATCAAGGCGTTCACCGCCGCCGTGCTCGGCGGTATCGGCAACCTGCGCGGCGCGCTGCTCGGCGGCCTGCTGCTCGGCTTGGCCGAGAACTACGGGCAGTCGCTGTTCGGCGGTGAATGGCGCGACGTGGTCGCGTTCGTCCTGCTGGTGCTGATCCTGATGTTCCGTCCCACCGGCATCCTCGGTGAGTCTCTCGGGAAGGCACGGGTATGA
- a CDS encoding LytTR family DNA-binding domain-containing protein, which produces MPDATKPECDPLLEVPLRLYVLCCLTDARWRSLAEVAGALDEPVASIVSHVKTLRWTEYLETRGEGCRLEMRLTQTGVGQLDAHVAALEAVIGKAARLSAKVRRSREPAETVPVEAEDHTWFLKRVEVRFAEAVGDYVRLHTPTGVHLVRVSISRLARAWEPAFARVHRSYLVAVDAVGALHRMPDGGTMIQTDCGLVPVSRRRLAALRGELLRLAR; this is translated from the coding sequence GTGCCTGACGCCACCAAGCCGGAGTGCGACCCGCTGCTTGAGGTCCCGCTCCGGCTGTACGTGCTCTGCTGCCTGACCGATGCCAGATGGCGAAGCCTTGCTGAGGTGGCCGGAGCGCTGGACGAACCGGTGGCGTCCATCGTCAGCCACGTGAAGACGCTGAGGTGGACGGAGTACCTGGAGACGAGGGGCGAGGGGTGCCGACTGGAGATGCGACTCACCCAAACCGGGGTCGGGCAGCTCGACGCCCACGTTGCCGCTCTTGAGGCGGTGATCGGCAAGGCAGCCCGGCTGTCGGCGAAGGTTCGGCGCAGTCGCGAGCCTGCGGAGACGGTCCCGGTTGAGGCGGAGGACCACACCTGGTTCTTGAAGCGCGTCGAGGTGCGGTTCGCTGAGGCCGTTGGGGACTACGTGCGGCTGCACACGCCCACTGGCGTCCATCTGGTCCGGGTGTCGATATCCCGGCTGGCCCGTGCGTGGGAGCCCGCGTTCGCGCGGGTGCATCGCAGCTACCTGGTGGCGGTGGACGCGGTCGGTGCACTCCATCGGATGCCCGATGGCGGGACGATGATTCAGACGGATTGCGGGCTGGTGCCGGTCAGCCGACGCCGTCTCGCAGCCTTGCGCGGAGAACTGCTTCGATTGGCCCGATAG
- a CDS encoding NUDIX domain-containing protein, translating to MTEQHGSWETFGERLVYDNRWVKVGLTDVQAPNGERWEYHVVHLARIAIALIVNERDEALMLWRYRFATKQWGYELLGGMVDDGEEAAQTAAREAAEESGWRPVGKPEHLVSFEPLPGQVTAPMDVYLWREAEHIGDPTDTEEAGRVEWVPLSRVNELAQRQELLGSGTLVSLLYYLNSREG from the coding sequence GTGACAGAACAGCATGGTTCGTGGGAGACGTTCGGAGAGCGGTTGGTGTACGACAACCGGTGGGTGAAGGTCGGGTTGACCGACGTTCAGGCGCCCAACGGGGAGCGCTGGGAGTACCACGTGGTGCACCTCGCGCGGATCGCCATCGCGCTGATCGTGAACGAGCGGGACGAGGCGCTGATGCTGTGGCGCTACCGGTTCGCCACGAAGCAGTGGGGGTACGAGCTGCTCGGCGGCATGGTGGACGACGGCGAGGAGGCCGCCCAGACCGCCGCGCGCGAGGCGGCCGAGGAGAGCGGCTGGCGCCCGGTCGGCAAGCCGGAGCACCTCGTGAGCTTCGAGCCGCTGCCTGGCCAGGTGACCGCGCCGATGGACGTGTACCTGTGGCGCGAGGCCGAGCACATCGGCGACCCGACCGACACCGAGGAAGCCGGGCGCGTCGAGTGGGTGCCGCTGTCCCGCGTGAACGAGCTGGCCCAGCGGCAAGAGCTGCTCGGCTCCGGAACGCTGGTGTCCCTGCTGTACTACCTCAACTCACGCGAGGGCTGA
- a CDS encoding ANTAR domain-containing response regulator — translation MTEPAAEANGVATAPQRRVLVAEDEALIRLDLVEMLREEGYEVVGQAGDGEEAIKLATELKPDLVILDVKMPKLDGIEAASKITGDRVAPVVILTAFSQRDLVERARDAGTMAYLVKPFAKRDLVPAIELAVSRFAELQALESEVAGLTDRLETRKVIDRAKGLLMSEQGLTEPDAFRWIQRTAMDRRTTMKAVAEAVVRGIG, via the coding sequence GTGACCGAACCGGCTGCCGAGGCCAACGGCGTCGCCACCGCCCCACAGCGTCGGGTGCTTGTCGCCGAGGACGAGGCCCTGATCCGCCTCGACCTCGTCGAGATGCTCCGCGAGGAGGGCTACGAGGTCGTCGGCCAGGCCGGCGACGGCGAGGAGGCCATCAAACTGGCCACCGAACTGAAGCCCGACCTGGTCATCCTCGACGTGAAGATGCCCAAGCTGGACGGCATCGAGGCGGCCTCGAAGATCACCGGGGACCGCGTGGCGCCGGTGGTCATCCTGACCGCCTTCAGCCAGCGCGACCTCGTCGAGCGCGCCCGCGACGCCGGGACGATGGCCTACCTCGTCAAACCGTTCGCCAAACGCGACCTGGTGCCCGCCATCGAACTGGCGGTCAGCCGGTTCGCCGAACTGCAGGCGCTCGAGTCCGAAGTGGCCGGGCTGACCGACCGCCTGGAGACACGGAAGGTGATCGACCGGGCCAAGGGCCTCCTGATGAGTGAACAGGGGCTCACCGAACCGGACGCCTTCCGGTGGATCCAGCGCACCGCGATGGACCGCCGCACCACGATGAAAGCCGTGGCGGAAGCCGTCGTTCGGGGGATCGGCTGA
- a CDS encoding FtsK/SpoIIIE domain-containing protein encodes MNTDIEKAGPVFDGELVDDTLPQPRPRSRKGRFKTWWLRSPRVPAAFKDPAQARQAAKDAVVGLLRMPWRFAGAVVRGAVAGARLWRRWVTVRDYREAAEGSEKLADKFTEIRELTLFRWRVTGAVVVAVAVAGGLVALLYGARPLWIAGGALAIALAVLGRRKDGSPGRKPTLAGPRTLTWTMDPQVLVDAFRDAKLIGKDELLRLVQRPARVGDGWSVIVDLPATRKAADVVKNREALASALAVDEVQLTVERVRGNGGHAGRVSMWVADEDPYASPPLATPLLDVQKWDAWRPVPFGRDARDRRISLPLVWTSLLVGAIPRQGKTFAARLAAAGLILDAWVRLYVADFKAGKDWDAAAQVAHRFMSGDDAEHVLGLKDWLVELVGEVQSRYRRMRDLDDVTCPESKVTPQMSRDVSLNMPITAIFIDEVQVPLEDRTPVEVQGKTLTAGEYIGELLTWLAKKGPAAGIVLVLATQRPDSRTIPSGLRAVLGSRFALRVMDWRDSNIVLGEQMNTRGYDSSRLLPSHKGVGILRPDGDTDAGADVLAMTVRTYYMPNEDWQTICQRGRILREEAGTLTGHAAGEDTTPVLDSAAVSKVIGKGQQAPALPEPLASVVDYLGPDIDRREFVPSAELVEALDVDATSFGTQMGDLGCRSVRDRITEDGRVRQVRGYLTADLRRVRDEGVL; translated from the coding sequence ATGAACACCGACATCGAGAAGGCCGGACCGGTCTTCGACGGCGAGTTGGTGGACGACACGTTGCCGCAGCCGCGACCGCGTTCACGGAAAGGACGGTTCAAAACGTGGTGGCTGCGCTCACCGCGCGTTCCGGCCGCGTTCAAGGACCCGGCTCAGGCACGGCAGGCGGCCAAGGACGCGGTCGTGGGACTGCTGCGGATGCCGTGGCGGTTCGCCGGAGCAGTCGTTCGCGGTGCCGTCGCCGGTGCCCGCCTGTGGCGCCGGTGGGTCACCGTGCGGGACTACCGCGAAGCCGCCGAAGGATCGGAGAAGCTCGCGGACAAGTTCACCGAGATCCGGGAACTGACGCTGTTCCGCTGGCGGGTGACGGGTGCCGTGGTCGTCGCAGTGGCCGTAGCCGGCGGTTTGGTCGCCCTCCTCTACGGGGCACGTCCACTGTGGATCGCCGGTGGGGCGCTGGCGATTGCACTGGCCGTGCTGGGACGCCGAAAGGACGGCAGTCCGGGGCGAAAGCCGACGTTGGCCGGACCACGCACGCTCACGTGGACGATGGACCCGCAAGTCCTGGTGGACGCCTTCCGTGACGCGAAGCTGATCGGCAAGGACGAGCTGTTGCGGCTCGTTCAGCGCCCGGCCCGGGTCGGCGACGGCTGGTCAGTCATCGTTGACCTGCCCGCAACGCGCAAGGCGGCCGACGTGGTGAAGAACCGGGAAGCGCTGGCGTCGGCCCTGGCAGTCGATGAGGTGCAACTCACCGTGGAACGCGTGCGCGGCAACGGCGGGCACGCGGGCCGGGTGTCGATGTGGGTCGCCGACGAGGACCCGTACGCGTCACCACCGCTGGCGACGCCGTTGCTGGACGTGCAGAAGTGGGACGCGTGGCGGCCGGTGCCGTTCGGCCGGGACGCTCGTGACCGTCGCATCTCGCTACCTCTGGTGTGGACGTCCTTATTGGTAGGCGCAATTCCCAGGCAGGGAAAGACTTTCGCGGCACGGTTGGCAGCCGCGGGCTTGATCCTGGACGCATGGGTTCGGCTGTACGTGGCCGACTTCAAGGCAGGCAAGGACTGGGATGCTGCCGCTCAAGTTGCCCACCGGTTCATGTCCGGCGACGACGCCGAACACGTCCTCGGCCTCAAGGACTGGCTCGTGGAACTGGTCGGCGAAGTCCAGAGCCGGTACCGGCGCATGCGCGACCTCGACGACGTGACGTGCCCGGAATCGAAGGTCACGCCGCAGATGTCCCGTGACGTCTCGCTCAACATGCCCATCACGGCGATCTTCATCGATGAGGTGCAGGTGCCGTTGGAGGACCGGACACCGGTTGAGGTGCAAGGGAAAACGCTGACCGCAGGCGAGTACATCGGCGAGCTGCTGACCTGGCTGGCGAAGAAGGGACCAGCCGCGGGGATCGTGCTCGTGCTGGCCACGCAACGGCCGGACTCCAGGACCATCCCGTCCGGACTGCGGGCCGTGCTGGGCTCGCGGTTCGCGCTGCGGGTGATGGACTGGCGAGACAGCAACATCGTGCTCGGCGAGCAGATGAACACCCGTGGCTACGACTCCAGCCGCTTGCTGCCGTCGCACAAGGGCGTGGGCATCTTGCGGCCGGACGGCGACACCGACGCGGGCGCGGACGTACTCGCGATGACCGTGCGCACCTACTACATGCCCAACGAGGACTGGCAGACCATCTGTCAGCGCGGCCGGATACTGCGGGAGGAGGCAGGAACGCTGACCGGGCACGCGGCCGGAGAGGACACGACGCCGGTTCTCGACTCGGCGGCCGTGTCGAAGGTCATCGGGAAAGGACAGCAGGCGCCCGCGCTGCCGGAGCCGCTCGCGTCCGTCGTGGACTACCTCGGGCCGGACATCGACCGGCGGGAGTTCGTCCCGTCGGCCGAGCTGGTCGAAGCGCTCGACGTCGATGCGACGAGCTTCGGCACGCAGATGGGAGACCTCGGTTGCCGGTCGGTCCGGGACCGGATCACCGAGGACGGTCGCGTCCGGCAGGTGCGCGGCTACCTAACCGCGGACCTGCGCCGCGTCCGTGACGAGGGCGTCTTGTGA